Proteins encoded in a region of the Sphingomonas sp. HMP9 genome:
- a CDS encoding TIGR04063 family PEP-CTERM/XrtA system glycosyltransferase, whose protein sequence is MRILHILDHGLPLQSGYTFRTRAILKAQEALGWTVAAVTGPRHGVAPASVEAVDGLTFHRTDASLKPGPVGEVIGIAAFAKRIEAAVDAFKPDVLHAHSPVIDALAALIVARKRKLPLVYEIRAFWEDAAVGNGTGTATSLRYRATRALETWAVRRADAVAVICEGLRGDLVARGIDADKIMVSPNGVDLDLFGSAPPRDDALGADLGLDGADVVGFIGSFYDYEGLDDLIAAMPALVAVRPRARLLMVGGGPMEAALRAQAEASPVADAIRFVGRVPHQQVERYYGLVDILAYPRKRMRLTDLVTPLKPLEAMAQGRLVAASDVGGHRELIRDGDTGTLFPPDDPGAIASALAGMFADRSRWDERRARGRAFVQEERNWSSNIRRYAPVYERLIAAAVREE, encoded by the coding sequence ATGCGTATCCTTCATATTCTCGATCACGGCCTGCCGCTGCAAAGTGGCTACACGTTTCGCACGCGGGCGATCCTCAAGGCGCAGGAGGCGCTCGGCTGGACTGTCGCGGCAGTCACCGGTCCGCGACACGGTGTCGCGCCTGCCTCTGTGGAGGCAGTCGACGGGCTGACCTTCCATCGTACGGATGCGAGCTTGAAGCCGGGGCCGGTCGGTGAGGTCATCGGGATTGCGGCATTCGCCAAGCGGATCGAGGCGGCGGTCGATGCCTTCAAGCCAGACGTCCTCCACGCGCATTCGCCGGTGATCGATGCGCTCGCTGCGCTGATCGTCGCGCGAAAACGCAAGCTGCCTTTGGTCTACGAGATTCGCGCGTTCTGGGAGGATGCCGCAGTCGGCAACGGGACGGGGACGGCAACGTCGCTGCGGTATCGTGCGACGCGCGCGCTTGAAACCTGGGCGGTGCGGCGGGCGGATGCGGTGGCAGTGATCTGCGAAGGCCTTCGCGGCGATCTGGTCGCGCGAGGAATCGACGCGGACAAGATCATGGTGTCGCCCAATGGCGTCGACCTCGACCTGTTCGGCAGCGCGCCGCCGCGCGACGATGCCTTGGGTGCGGACCTCGGCCTCGATGGCGCGGACGTCGTCGGGTTCATTGGCAGCTTCTACGATTACGAAGGGCTCGACGACCTGATCGCGGCGATGCCGGCGCTGGTGGCGGTGCGGCCAAGGGCCCGGCTGCTGATGGTCGGCGGCGGCCCGATGGAAGCCGCATTGCGCGCGCAGGCGGAAGCGTCGCCGGTGGCGGACGCGATACGCTTCGTCGGGCGTGTGCCGCACCAGCAGGTCGAGCGCTATTACGGGTTGGTCGACATTCTGGCTTATCCGCGCAAGCGCATGCGGCTGACCGATCTGGTCACGCCGCTGAAGCCGCTCGAGGCAATGGCGCAGGGTCGGCTGGTCGCGGCATCGGACGTCGGCGGGCACCGCGAGTTGATCCGCGACGGCGACACTGGCACGTTGTTTCCGCCCGACGATCCGGGAGCGATCGCGAGCGCGCTCGCTGGAATGTTCGCGGATCGCTCGCGCTGGGACGAGCGGCGCGCGCGGGGGCGTGCATTCGTCCAGGAAGAGCGTAACTGGTCATCAAACATTCGTCGCTATGCGCCAGTCTATGAGCGGCTGATCGCAGCCGCGGTACGGGAAGAGTGA
- a CDS encoding spinster family MFS transporter, translating into MAEAEIIAGEAGAAVERGASKYAWYVLSILFLVYVLNFVDRQIISILAEDIKRDLGLKDQDLGFLYGTAFGVFYSLFGIPLGRLADNWHRVRLMTIGLSLWSVMTALSGLSKTGGHLAAARIGVGIGEATASPSAYSIISDYFPKRLRATALSIYSAGLYVGGGCSLFIGGMIVQGWNTAYPGGGPLGLVGWQAAFMAVGVPGLLLALWIATLKEPIRGLVEGLPEPEKHPAPFRAFGAELVTIVPPLTLIGAAMGGARALGYNLVALAIVSAAVTGLIEAGEPWPQWVAVGIGVYAVFSWASALKRRDPPTYALIVGTPAFLCTVVAYGLNAFLSYAASFWAAPYALRELGATPSSAGFMIGSLGATAGFLGLTIGGVVSDRLRKGNPAGRLWVVIFGAVVPVPFLILAFTASSPAAFYTGIFLAQLTASCALGAAAATTQDMVLPRMRGTATATFFIGTTLIGLALGPYMAGRVSTLTGSLSTGMLSLLVVTPITLVCAVMAYRLAPGAEATREARARAAGEAV; encoded by the coding sequence ATGGCAGAGGCAGAAATCATCGCTGGCGAGGCGGGGGCGGCGGTCGAGCGGGGGGCGTCGAAATACGCTTGGTATGTGCTGTCGATCCTGTTCCTCGTCTATGTTCTGAACTTCGTCGATCGGCAGATCATCTCGATCCTGGCGGAGGATATCAAACGCGACCTGGGGCTGAAGGACCAGGATCTCGGCTTCCTGTACGGCACGGCGTTCGGCGTGTTCTATTCGCTGTTCGGTATCCCCTTGGGGAGGTTGGCGGACAATTGGCACCGTGTCAGGCTGATGACGATCGGACTGTCGCTCTGGTCGGTGATGACCGCACTCTCGGGATTGTCGAAGACCGGCGGGCATCTTGCCGCCGCACGGATCGGCGTGGGAATCGGCGAGGCGACGGCGAGTCCGTCGGCCTATTCGATCATCTCCGATTATTTCCCGAAACGCCTTCGCGCGACGGCTTTGTCCATTTATTCGGCTGGACTGTACGTCGGCGGCGGCTGTTCGTTGTTCATCGGCGGGATGATCGTGCAGGGCTGGAACACGGCCTATCCCGGTGGCGGGCCGCTCGGGCTGGTCGGCTGGCAAGCGGCGTTCATGGCGGTCGGCGTGCCCGGACTGCTGCTCGCGCTCTGGATCGCAACGCTGAAGGAGCCGATCCGCGGGCTCGTCGAGGGCTTGCCCGAGCCGGAGAAGCATCCGGCGCCGTTCCGCGCCTTCGGTGCCGAACTCGTGACGATCGTGCCGCCGCTGACCTTGATCGGTGCCGCCATGGGGGGTGCGCGGGCGCTCGGGTATAATCTCGTCGCGCTCGCAATCGTGTCCGCCGCCGTGACGGGCCTGATCGAAGCGGGCGAGCCCTGGCCGCAATGGGTCGCGGTCGGGATCGGCGTGTATGCGGTGTTCTCATGGGCGTCCGCGCTGAAGCGGCGCGATCCGCCGACCTATGCGCTGATCGTCGGCACGCCGGCGTTCCTGTGTACGGTGGTGGCGTATGGGCTGAACGCGTTCCTGAGCTATGCGGCGAGCTTTTGGGCGGCGCCCTATGCGTTGCGCGAGCTTGGCGCGACACCGTCCTCGGCAGGGTTCATGATCGGCAGCCTCGGCGCGACCGCGGGGTTCCTTGGGCTGACGATCGGCGGCGTCGTGTCGGACCGGTTGCGCAAGGGCAATCCGGCGGGGCGGCTGTGGGTGGTGATCTTCGGTGCTGTGGTGCCGGTGCCGTTCCTGATCCTCGCCTTCACCGCGTCGTCGCCGGCCGCATTCTATACGGGCATCTTCCTTGCGCAGCTGACCGCGTCGTGTGCGCTGGGCGCGGCGGCGGCTACCACGCAGGACATGGTCCTACCGCGGATGCGCGGCACTGCGACGGCGACGTTCTTCATCGGGACGACGCTGATCGGGTTGGCGCTCGGGCCGTATATGGCAGGGCGGGTGTCGACGCTGACCGGGAGCCTGTCGACGGGCATGCTGTCGTTGCTGGTGGTGACGCCGATCACGCTGGTTTGTGCGGTGATGGCGTACCGGTTGGCGCCCGGGGCCGAAGCGACGCGGGAGGCCAGGGCGCGGGCGGCGGGGGAGGCGGTCTGA
- a CDS encoding superoxide dismutase family protein: MRIATLALLGAATIGLTACEKGGMETGTPMAGGQRATATLQTATGGDVGRATATEVAGGLRFTLDAKAMPPGTHGAHIHMVGRCDAPDFTTAGGHWNPTGMKHGSMNPQGPHEGDLPNLVIGTDGRGTIGITIPGATMAGLMDTDGSAFVVHAGPDDLMTDPAGNSGGRIACGVFQAG; this comes from the coding sequence ATGCGGATTGCGACACTGGCGCTGCTCGGCGCGGCGACGATCGGGCTGACCGCCTGCGAAAAGGGCGGCATGGAGACCGGCACGCCGATGGCGGGTGGCCAGCGCGCCACCGCGACGCTCCAGACCGCGACCGGCGGGGACGTCGGCCGCGCCACCGCCACCGAAGTCGCGGGTGGCCTCCGCTTCACGCTCGATGCCAAGGCGATGCCCCCCGGCACGCACGGCGCGCACATCCACATGGTCGGCCGTTGCGACGCCCCCGACTTCACGACCGCGGGCGGCCACTGGAACCCGACGGGCATGAAGCACGGCAGCATGAACCCGCAGGGACCGCATGAGGGCGATCTACCCAACCTCGTGATCGGCACAGATGGTCGCGGCACGATCGGCATCACGATCCCGGGCGCGACGATGGCTGGCCTGATGGATACCGACGGCTCGGCATTCGTGGTTCACGCAGGTCCGGACGACCTGATGACCGATCCCGCCGGCAACAGCGGCGGGCGCATCGCCTGCGGCGTGTTCCAGGCGGGGTAA
- the thpR gene encoding RNA 2',3'-cyclic phosphodiesterase, which yields MIRLFVALRPPPAIRQSLLDIMEGVPAARWQDDDDLHVTLRFIGEVERPVAEDIAVALSQVGAPVPSVSLTGVGRFEKRGRTDTLWAGVTPHGALAALHRKVDQACVRAGLAPEHRAYLPHITVARLARSAGVGFAIDEWLATHAALSSAPFPLPHLVLYQSHIGRDGATYEPVARSALGVAGGT from the coding sequence ATGATCCGCCTTTTCGTCGCCCTCCGCCCGCCGCCGGCTATCCGTCAGAGCCTGCTCGACATAATGGAAGGCGTTCCGGCCGCCCGGTGGCAGGACGATGACGACCTGCATGTGACGCTGCGGTTCATCGGCGAGGTCGAACGCCCCGTCGCGGAGGATATCGCCGTGGCGCTGAGCCAGGTCGGCGCGCCGGTACCGAGCGTGTCGTTGACCGGAGTCGGCCGGTTCGAGAAGCGCGGGCGGACCGATACGCTCTGGGCCGGCGTGACGCCGCACGGTGCGCTCGCGGCGCTGCACCGCAAGGTCGACCAGGCGTGCGTCCGTGCCGGCCTTGCGCCCGAACACCGTGCCTACCTCCCGCACATCACGGTCGCACGACTGGCGCGATCGGCCGGTGTCGGGTTCGCGATCGACGAATGGCTCGCCACCCATGCCGCACTGTCGAGCGCGCCCTTCCCGCTACCCCATCTCGTGCTGTACCAGAGCCATATCGGCCGCGACGGCGCAACGTACGAACCGGTGGCACGCTCGGCGCTGGGCGTCGCGGGTGGAACCTGA
- a CDS encoding Bax inhibitor-1/YccA family protein, with product MANWSDPRPSATPFGTTATGQRTEAYDAGLRSYMLSVYNYMGSAVLLTGIVAMLFAWGGASSPAAQVFMSGGILKYVIMFSPLAIVFGMSFGQNKMSTGTMQILFWGFAVLMGLSMSTIFLVYSGTSIAGAFFATAAGFAGLSLFGYTTKRDLSAFGTFLIIGVVGLLVASLINMFLQSGVMQLVITGVGVLLFAGLTAYDTQRTKSLYAQVAGTDMVGKVVIMSSLSLYLDFINMFMFVLRLFGSSRN from the coding sequence ATGGCTAATTGGTCTGACCCCCGGCCCAGCGCCACGCCGTTCGGCACGACGGCGACGGGCCAGCGTACCGAGGCCTATGACGCTGGTCTTCGGTCGTACATGCTGTCCGTGTATAACTACATGGGCTCGGCTGTCCTGCTGACCGGCATCGTCGCGATGCTGTTCGCATGGGGTGGCGCATCCTCGCCCGCCGCACAGGTGTTCATGAGCGGCGGCATCCTGAAGTATGTCATCATGTTCTCGCCACTCGCGATCGTGTTCGGCATGAGCTTCGGCCAGAACAAGATGTCGACCGGCACGATGCAGATACTCTTCTGGGGCTTCGCCGTCCTGATGGGCCTGTCGATGTCGACGATCTTCCTGGTCTATAGCGGCACGTCGATCGCAGGTGCGTTCTTCGCCACCGCCGCCGGTTTCGCCGGGCTGAGCCTGTTCGGCTACACCACCAAGCGCGATCTCTCGGCGTTCGGGACGTTCCTGATCATCGGCGTCGTCGGCCTGCTGGTCGCGAGCCTGATCAACATGTTCCTGCAGTCGGGCGTGATGCAGCTGGTCATCACCGGCGTCGGCGTGCTGCTGTTCGCAGGCCTCACCGCCTACGACACGCAGCGTACCAAGAGCCTGTATGCGCAGGTCGCGGGCACCGACATGGTCGGCAAGGTCGTGATCATGTCGTCACTCAGCCTGTACCTCGACTTTATCAACATGTTCATGTTCGTGCTGCGTCTGTTCGGTAGCAGCCGCAACTAA
- a CDS encoding transglutaminase-like domain-containing protein → MRLSIDVRLDYGIGGDADVLLQIEAAAMADQTIESESLTIWSDSPIRAVRGEDGIGQRCWSRGHGRFTAEYKSIVAVSRERVQLELYPATPPRMLDGELTPYLMPSRYCPSDRFEGFVAREFGGLEGGPLAAALTEWVYQSLDYRCGSSSGETTALDTFASRSGVCRDYSHLLVSLARAGGIPARCVSAYAPGVDPPDFHAVAELWLAGDWRLIDATKMATCSDIARVCVGRDATDIAFMTVFGQAYLWEQTVKVTPLD, encoded by the coding sequence ATGCGGCTCTCGATCGACGTGCGTCTGGATTACGGGATCGGCGGAGATGCCGATGTGCTGCTCCAGATCGAAGCCGCGGCGATGGCCGACCAGACGATCGAGTCGGAATCGCTGACGATCTGGTCCGACAGCCCGATCCGGGCTGTCCGCGGCGAGGACGGAATCGGCCAGCGCTGCTGGTCGCGCGGGCATGGACGGTTCACCGCGGAGTATAAGTCGATCGTCGCGGTGTCGCGCGAGCGCGTCCAGCTCGAGCTGTATCCGGCGACTCCGCCGCGGATGCTCGATGGTGAGCTGACGCCGTATCTGATGCCGAGCCGCTATTGCCCGTCGGATCGCTTCGAGGGCTTTGTCGCGCGCGAGTTCGGGGGGCTGGAAGGCGGGCCGCTCGCCGCCGCGCTGACCGAGTGGGTGTACCAGTCGCTCGACTATCGCTGCGGATCGAGCAGCGGCGAGACGACCGCGCTAGATACGTTCGCGTCGCGATCGGGGGTGTGCCGCGATTATTCGCATCTGCTGGTGTCTCTGGCGCGCGCGGGCGGGATCCCGGCGCGGTGCGTGTCCGCCTATGCGCCGGGCGTCGATCCGCCGGATTTCCACGCGGTCGCGGAGCTGTGGCTGGCGGGCGACTGGCGGCTGATCGACGCGACCAAGATGGCGACGTGCAGCGATATCGCACGCGTCTGCGTCGGGCGCGATGCGACCGATATCGCGTTCATGACGGTGTTCGGCCAGGCGTATCTCTGGGAGCAGACGGTGAAGGTCACGCCGCTGGATTGA
- a CDS encoding extensin-like domain-containing protein — protein MRRTLGWLVGLSIVATLALMLWSMARGRPQDLPWPPLDLGQPIGLFTGRKLTALTEDFPQCRALLDRAGVRYTLLPPRKGEGQCGYADGVRLTGGARKIAFAPAGLGVACPVAAALSMWEWDVVQPAALKHFGARVASIDHFGSYSCRRIYGRDAGTWSEHSTADAVDVAGFRLTDGTRITVARDWKGGDAKSAFLREVRDGACTVFATTLSPDYNAAHADHLHLDQANRGSMGWRACR, from the coding sequence GTGCGGCGGACCCTGGGCTGGCTGGTCGGGCTGTCGATCGTTGCGACGCTCGCGCTGATGCTCTGGTCCATGGCGCGCGGGCGACCGCAGGACCTGCCCTGGCCACCGCTCGACCTCGGCCAGCCGATCGGCTTGTTCACCGGCCGCAAGCTCACCGCGCTGACCGAGGATTTCCCGCAGTGCCGTGCGCTGCTCGACCGCGCCGGGGTTCGCTACACGTTGTTGCCGCCGCGCAAGGGCGAGGGCCAATGCGGCTATGCCGACGGCGTGCGCCTGACCGGCGGTGCGCGCAAGATCGCCTTTGCACCTGCCGGGTTAGGCGTCGCCTGCCCCGTCGCGGCGGCGCTGTCGATGTGGGAATGGGACGTGGTGCAGCCCGCTGCGCTCAAGCACTTCGGCGCGCGCGTCGCCAGCATTGATCATTTCGGCAGCTATAGTTGCCGACGGATCTACGGTCGCGATGCCGGGACCTGGAGCGAACACTCCACCGCCGACGCGGTCGACGTCGCGGGCTTCCGCTTGACCGACGGCACGCGCATCACGGTTGCGCGGGACTGGAAGGGCGGCGACGCGAAGTCGGCCTTCCTGCGCGAAGTCCGCGATGGCGCGTGTACGGTGTTCGCCACGACGCTGTCCCCCGACTATAATGCGGCACATGCTGATCACCTGCACCTCGACCAGGCGAACCGCGGGTCGATGGGGTGGCGCGCCTGTCGGTGA
- a CDS encoding NUDIX hydrolase has translation MDDDAPPLTPAIPAATLVIFRETDGGKPELLMVERAKAMAFAGGALVFPGGRVDPGDHALAAVLGAPDDETAARIAAIRETIEEAGLPIGLSPMPSPAAFEALRAALHAGTALGEALAAADTDLDLAALAYFARWRPAHAHARIFDTRFYLARLPANAPAPRVDATENVRLFWATATQVLADADAGRATIIFPTRRNLERLARFADVDAAIADARAHPIRTVTPWTEIRDGVEHLCIPDDLGYPITSEPMTEAVRG, from the coding sequence ATGGACGACGACGCGCCTCCCCTGACCCCTGCGATACCCGCCGCGACGCTCGTGATTTTTCGCGAGACGGACGGCGGCAAGCCCGAACTGCTGATGGTCGAGCGCGCCAAGGCCATGGCGTTCGCGGGCGGTGCGCTGGTGTTTCCCGGCGGTCGGGTCGATCCCGGCGATCATGCGCTGGCGGCAGTGCTCGGCGCGCCCGACGACGAAACCGCCGCGCGCATCGCCGCGATCCGCGAGACGATCGAGGAGGCCGGCCTTCCCATCGGCCTGTCACCAATGCCGTCCCCCGCCGCGTTCGAGGCACTGCGCGCGGCACTCCATGCGGGCACCGCACTCGGCGAAGCGCTGGCTGCAGCCGACACGGATCTCGACCTTGCCGCGCTCGCGTATTTTGCCCGCTGGCGGCCGGCGCATGCGCATGCGCGGATCTTCGACACGCGCTTCTATCTTGCGCGGTTGCCGGCGAATGCCCCCGCGCCGCGGGTCGACGCGACCGAGAACGTGCGGCTGTTCTGGGCGACGGCGACGCAGGTCCTGGCGGATGCCGATGCGGGACGCGCGACAATCATCTTCCCGACCCGGCGCAATCTCGAGCGGCTGGCCCGCTTTGCCGATGTCGACGCCGCGATCGCCGACGCGCGCGCGCATCCGATCCGCACCGTGACGCCGTGGACCGAAATCCGCGATGGTGTCGAACACCTCTGCATCCCGGACGACTTGGGTTACCCGATCACGTCGGAGCCGATGACCGAAGCCGTGCGCGGCTGA
- a CDS encoding FAD:protein FMN transferase, with translation MRIALPPTIDAAAFAARDPSAVLLDLHGETMGTSWSLRFAAPAGTDPTPVRAAIVARLAGLVAEMSHWAPDSLLSRFNRSPRGTWTTLPPDFAWVMARGLAIAEATNGAFDPAIGTLVNAWGFGPFTVSAPPNAGAGGTARASSGCSRLTLSTTGGHLHQPGGVALDLSGIAKGHAVDVIADLLHDAGIRNALVEIGGELVGRGIGPDGDPWWVHLESPPGLTLPPLRVALHGLAVATSGDYRRGAHTLDPRTGCPIDTGVVSVSVIHATALDADAWATALTVLGPDEGLSLAENRRIAARIVTLIDGDVREYLTPALTAMLVD, from the coding sequence GTGAGGATCGCGCTGCCGCCGACGATCGACGCCGCGGCGTTCGCGGCGCGCGATCCGTCGGCAGTGCTGCTCGACCTGCACGGCGAGACGATGGGGACGTCGTGGAGCCTACGCTTCGCCGCCCCCGCCGGCACCGATCCGACGCCGGTCCGCGCCGCCATCGTCGCGCGACTCGCCGGGCTGGTTGCAGAGATGAGCCATTGGGCACCGGATTCGCTGCTCTCGCGCTTCAACCGGTCGCCGCGCGGCACCTGGACGACGCTCCCACCCGATTTCGCTTGGGTCATGGCGCGTGGCCTGGCGATCGCGGAGGCGACCAACGGCGCATTCGATCCGGCGATCGGCACGCTCGTCAATGCCTGGGGTTTCGGTCCCTTCACCGTATCCGCGCCGCCGAACGCGGGGGCGGGCGGAACCGCACGCGCCTCATCCGGCTGCTCGCGGCTGACACTTTCGACCACCGGTGGGCATCTTCACCAGCCCGGCGGCGTAGCGCTAGACCTGTCCGGGATCGCGAAAGGCCATGCTGTCGACGTGATCGCCGACTTGCTGCACGACGCGGGCATCCGGAACGCGCTGGTCGAGATCGGCGGCGAGCTTGTCGGGCGCGGGATCGGGCCGGACGGCGATCCCTGGTGGGTCCATCTCGAAAGCCCGCCCGGCCTGACGCTACCGCCGCTTCGCGTCGCACTACACGGCCTCGCGGTGGCGACCTCCGGCGACTACCGCCGCGGCGCGCACACGCTCGATCCGCGCACCGGCTGTCCGATCGACACCGGCGTGGTCTCGGTCAGCGTCATCCACGCCACTGCACTGGACGCCGACGCCTGGGCGACCGCGCTCACGGTGCTCGGCCCGGACGAAGGCTTGTCCCTGGCCGAGAATCGCCGGATCGCCGCGCGGATCGTCACCCTGATCGACGGCGACGTGCGCGAGTATCTGACCCCTGCCCTCACGGCGATGCTGGTCGACTAG
- a CDS encoding DUF4198 domain-containing protein — MKPFAMKSFSARLMTAAALLSVPAGLSAHRMWLLPSATVFSGTDGWVTVDAAVSNDLFFFDHQPLRLDGMKVWQPDGSEGILQNGATGRYRSVFDVKLDKPGTWKIGTQMSAVMGSFKVDGVEKRLGGRRGPPQPNAPAPLTVADIPANATDVKVTEVSGRNEIFVTAGAPTTTVFKTTGKGLEFAPITHPDELVAGETAKFRFLVDGKPASGLKVTVIPGGKRYRNDEGARELTTGADGVLSVSWPTAGMYWLNATLTDAKATAPRATERRMSYVTTLEVLTP, encoded by the coding sequence ATGAAGCCATTCGCCATGAAGTCGTTTTCGGCACGCCTGATGACCGCTGCGGCGCTGTTGTCGGTTCCCGCCGGGCTGTCGGCACACCGTATGTGGCTGTTGCCGTCCGCCACCGTGTTCTCGGGGACCGACGGCTGGGTGACGGTCGACGCCGCGGTCTCGAACGACCTGTTCTTCTTCGATCACCAGCCGCTCCGGCTCGACGGCATGAAGGTGTGGCAGCCGGACGGCAGCGAGGGCATTCTCCAGAACGGCGCGACGGGCCGCTATCGGTCGGTGTTCGACGTGAAGCTCGACAAGCCCGGCACGTGGAAGATCGGCACGCAGATGTCTGCCGTCATGGGCAGCTTCAAGGTCGATGGCGTCGAGAAGCGTCTCGGCGGTCGTCGCGGCCCGCCCCAGCCGAATGCGCCCGCTCCGCTGACGGTCGCGGATATCCCCGCCAACGCGACCGACGTGAAGGTGACCGAGGTCTCGGGCCGCAACGAGATCTTCGTGACCGCGGGCGCGCCGACCACCACCGTCTTCAAGACGACCGGCAAAGGCCTGGAGTTCGCACCGATCACGCACCCCGACGAGCTGGTGGCGGGCGAAACCGCGAAGTTCCGCTTCCTGGTCGACGGCAAGCCCGCGTCCGGCCTGAAGGTCACGGTGATCCCAGGCGGCAAGCGGTATCGCAACGACGAGGGCGCGCGCGAGCTGACCACCGGCGCGGATGGCGTGCTGAGCGTCTCATGGCCTACTGCGGGGATGTACTGGCTCAACGCCACGCTGACCGACGCCAAGGCGACCGCGCCGCGTGCGACCGAACGCCGGATGAGCTACGTCACGACGCTCGAAGTCCTCACGCCCTGA